The region CACTTCACTCTTTTTTTGTAGAAGATAAATCCACATCTTATTAGTATAGCCATTTATGAAGGACATAAAATAGGAATTAACTCTAATGGATTTGACTTCAAAGGGTCCACACACATCTGAATGAATGATAGCAAGCTTTTTTGTTCCTCTAGTTGGTATTGCAAACTTATATGACTTCCTTGGTTGCTTTCCCTCACAACATTTTCCACATATCTCCTTCGGTTCTTCAATTTGAGGTAATCCAACCACCATATTCTTCTTCTGTAACATCTTCAAGCTATTGAAATTCAAATGTCCCATCCTCTTATGCCATTTCCACACTATATCATCTACTTATGCAATTAGACATATTTTATCAATAGAATTCACACCAACCTTGAAAGTTCTATTTCTTGACATAGACACTTTCAATACTACCTTCTCTTTGCtatcaaatacttccatgtaATTCCCTTTCATATTCATTGAATAACCCTTCTCTAGTAATTGCCCCAAACtaagcaaattactcttcattTGTGGAACATAAAGTACATCACTCACTATTACTTTTGTTCCATCTTCCCTTCTAATGGCTACCTTTCCAATACCTTCTACAATGACATAACTACCATCACCAAATCTAATCTTTCTTCTCACAGTTTTATCAATTTCACAAAACCATTCTAAATGGCTTGTCATGTGATTAGAGCACCCTGTATCCAAGTACCACCATTCTATTCCACCATCTTCAGTAACTTTCATCAGCATCATCACCTCTTCATCAATTGTTGCCACTAATGCAACAACTTATTCATCTGAGTCACGAGCTAACTGTGCCTCTTCATTTTTCTTCCTAGGCACCTTAGAATTCACACATTCATCTACAAAGTAACCCCATTTTTTACAGTTATAGCATTGAATGTGTTCCTTGGATTTCTTCTTTCCTTTGCCATCACTCTCATCTCCTTTCTTCTGAGATTCTTGCTTAGAATTTCCACCCTCATTCTTGTTACTCTTCCATTTTCCTTTACCTTTCCTCTTCCAAGATTCATTACTACCACTTCCTTTTTTCTGAGATTCTGTAAACAATGTCTTCTCAGTTTCTTTCTCATCTTTCTTGACACCATCTCTATTCTTCAATTTCAATTCGTGAGCTTCTAAAGAACCTATTAATTGTTCCAATTTCAACGTGTCTAGGTCCTTAGATTGTTCAATTGCAGCAACTAAATTATCAAATTTGGGTGTTAAACCCGTGATAACTTTTTCAACCTTCATTGCATCAGTAACTGCTTCACCACAACTCTTCATCTGGTTGGTTAGTACAGTTAACCTGTTCACGAATTGCGCTACTGTCTCATTTGGTTCCATTTGCAATCGACCTAATTGACGCCTTAAAGCCATCAATTTCACCTTCTTGGTTTGTCTATCGTCGGCGGAAGTGGTTGCAAGAACATCCAAAGCTTCTTTGGCCGTCTCATATTCAATTATCTTTTCCAAGACATTTGAATCTACACATTGATGGAGGAAGTATATCGCCTTGTCGTCTTTCTTCATTTGTTCACGGTGAGTTTCCCTCGCCGCCTCTGTTGGTGCTGCGTCAAGCGGTGTCACTCCACTGCGAATGACATCTAGAACACCTTGATACCTAAAGACAACCTTCATTTGCGTTGTCCATCTTTCATGATTGTTGTCGTCAAAGATTGGAAGTTTCGCATGAATTTGATCACTGGTTTTTGAAGTTTCTGCCATGTTCACCGTCGTGCGTGGTTGTGAATCGTCTTGCTCTGATGCCAATCTGTTGGAATGAAAATTTACTATTCCATTGATTCACTGTTGTTATTATCAGTTCTTGGAAATGAGAGGGAATGAAAGTAACAGTATTTTCACATAAACAATCATGTAGAGAGAGAGAGACAATGAATGAATGAATCATTGTTCCATTCacattttaattgacttattaCAATGCGTATTTATAACACTTAGACAAAATTAAACTAATGGTAATGCGTGAGTTTACCATTGCCTAATTACAGTTAAATAAATTTTAACCGTCCACTAATAATAATTACCAATAATACACATGTTTTAATTATCTCACAATATTTATAAGTGTGAGAATCCACTCAtctatcaccttaaggtttttggtgaatatgtggtgtctctctcacttgtaTGTTGTTCTTAGCCTAATGTTGATGCTCCTCTTCATGGTCCAACAAATGGTATCATTGATTTGAATAATGAGACTGACTTACTTTTATCGAAATGCTCATGAAGAGGTGCCCCGTTGAAATCGAAATGCACAGGAAGAGGTGTATCGAATTGTCCAGGAAGAGATGTCAACAACGGTACAAGTGTATGTGGACAAAAGAGTTTCCACTTGAGGGTAACATTGTTGACTCACACTTGAAagggagtgttgagaatgtagtaaatgtgagtagtgtggataatagtctcacattggttgaaaatgtgaagacttgagcatttataagtgagcGAATCCATCAACCTATCACCTTAAAATTTTGGATGAATATATATGTGATGTCTTTCTCATTATGTGTTGCTCTTTGATCAATGTTGATGCTCTTCCTCCAACAAAAGAATCAaattttatttatcattttgaaAAGAAAAAACCATATCTTCTATATTTAATCTCGATTAGtttatttatttagttatttatttttattttattaagtgCTATATATTATTACATTTTTTACCAATAGCTCACTTATGTGGTCCAATGAAGAATATGAGCAGCCAATATTTTTTGAAAAACCATGAATCCAACTTCCACGTTCTGATTTTTATAATCTGAATGACTCCTTCTTCATTGTTCACAAAAACACACCGCCGGCCAATTATTAGCAGGCTATTTCTGTAGAAGCCTTGAGCTAATGGAAGGCATGTTCAAGTTTCATCGTGCCTATCATTCATTCGTTCATTTTCATTCattaatataataattattttaagACTTTTAAATGCAATTTTGCATCTCCTTACACTACACGTGTGTAAACTAGTGTTATCATCTAAGGGGATTCCAACAATAGTTGAAGTTGTGGAAAAGCACAAGGTGGTGTGTCGTATCTACAAAGACACTTAGTGACTAGCAAGGATTTTTAGGAAAATTGAATAAATTAAACTTAAAAGTTAGTAGTTGATGATAGGGTAAAACCTCTTaaatactccctccgttcctttttaattgtcactttcttgataaatttgtgtttctttttaattgtcacttgtAGAATTCAAGATAGTGTTAAATGTacttttgtcaaaattacccctatgtaattattacagagagagaaaaagtaaaatgaatatagaatataattaagggtattataggtaaaatgAGAATTATTGTTTAAAAAGTAAGAATAATAATTAGCTTTCTTGGTATGTGTAAATAGTCAAAAtgtgacacttaaaaaggaatGGAGGGATAATGTTTTTTTTTCGTTAAGTAGTAATTACATTGGCGAAAGAATCACGCCTCTTAATCATGAGttcattaattattttaaaaaaatgaagTACGGATTTTTGAATGTTTGAAATAGACAAAGAAATacataaaatttaaaataaaataaagcatgaTGATAAAAGGATCAAAACAATGTAAAAAGTTTGACTATTTAATTGTGTGTTTTAAAAGTTTAAAAGTATTTATAGATAATCAGAAGTAGTCAAAACAACGTGGTCTACAAAATTTGGTTTTGCTTACTAGCTTCGGCTAATTACATGAATAGTATGTAATTTTTTTTCTTGCTATTGAAAGTACGTGGTtccccatgtttgacatgttgttTACTATTTCACAAAAATTTATGTTTTTTTAATCCACTCCTATGTTGTTCCTTTAGAACATAGTTTCATATCAATAGCAATTTTAGTTAGTGACAGAGCACAAGTAAAATTCTAAATTATCTAATTCTATGAACATTGACCGAGTCTATAGCTTGATAAAGATTCAACTCACTTGTATGTGGTCGCTTTTGTACTCACCTAACCTTAATTCTAAAGTTGATTGTTTGTAAGTTTCAGGTAATAAGTTATTTATCTTTAAATGTAATTAAATGTCTCATTGTGTTTCGATATTGATTGATTGTGGATTATAAGATGATGCGGCACAATTGTTAAAAGAGAAAAAATACATCCTCcaattattattataaaaaaatttaatgtttttttatatttaataaGTAATATATTTAATCCATTTATAAATTAAATACaataattattaaatatatttaaacaaatcaaatttatttataataaaaagATCTGGTAGTATAATCATTTTCAACCCTGTCGCCTTCCGAATAAGTCAAACTTAATAACTCATGCTAATTCAATTA is a window of Lathyrus oleraceus cultivar Zhongwan6 chromosome 6, CAAS_Psat_ZW6_1.0, whole genome shotgun sequence DNA encoding:
- the LOC127095485 gene encoding uncharacterized protein LOC127095485, yielding MLMKVTEDGGIEWWYLDTGCSNHMTSHLEWFCEIDKTVRRKIRFGDGSYVIVEGIGKVAIRREDGTKVIVSDVLYVPQMKSNLLSLGQLLEKGYSMNMKGNYMEVFDSKEKVVLKVSMSRNRTFKVGVNSIDKICLIA
- the LOC127095486 gene encoding uncharacterized protein LOC127095486, which translates into the protein MAETSKTSDQIHAKLPIFDDNNHERWTTQMKVVFRYQGVLDVIRSGVTPLDAAPTEAARETHREQMKKDDKAIYFLHQCVDSNVLEKIIEYETAKEALDVLATTSADDRQTKKVKLMALRRQLGRLQMEPNETVAQFVNRLTVLTNQMKSCGEAVTDAMKVEKVITGLTPKFDNLVAAIEQSKDLDTLKLEQLIGSLEAHELKLKNRDGVKKDEKETEKTLFTESQKKGSGSNESWKRKGKGKWKSNKNEGGNSKQESQKKGDESDGKGKKKSKEHIQCYNCKKWGYFVDECVNSKVPRKKNEEAQLARDSDE